A single genomic interval of Lactococcus sp. S-13 harbors:
- a CDS encoding DegV family protein, with the protein MTFQIMTDSTADLSQSYLKEHHIAHLGMTVNIGDQTYETIGEKALDNSTLLEAIKKGQTVQTSQVNSGQFLEVFKKFALADEELVYLAFSSGLSGTYQSAVIAREMLLEELPEAEITVVDTLAAASGEGFLVEEMVKLRDAGKTLDESLKVLNELIQRLESRFMVDDLNHLARGGRIPKAVALVGTMANIKPLLDVDPEGKLRQVTKVRGKKKAIHQMIEKTLTEMDSAYPHLIISYSGTDETAQEIKTQILEESPQIAVDIRPLSPTIVTHTGEGTIAIFSVAKEYRK; encoded by the coding sequence ATGACTTTTCAAATTATGACAGACTCAACCGCAGACTTGAGCCAGTCTTATCTTAAAGAACACCACATCGCCCACTTGGGCATGACCGTTAATATCGGGGATCAAACCTATGAAACCATCGGTGAGAAGGCGCTGGACAACAGTACTCTTCTTGAAGCAATCAAAAAAGGACAAACCGTTCAAACCTCACAAGTCAACTCTGGTCAATTTTTAGAAGTGTTTAAAAAATTTGCTTTAGCAGATGAAGAGTTGGTTTATCTGGCTTTTTCGTCAGGACTTTCAGGCACTTATCAATCTGCCGTGATTGCTCGAGAAATGCTATTGGAAGAGCTTCCAGAAGCTGAAATTACAGTTGTTGATACACTCGCTGCAGCCTCTGGCGAAGGTTTTTTGGTTGAGGAAATGGTTAAACTCCGTGACGCTGGAAAAACCTTGGATGAAAGTTTAAAAGTTTTGAATGAGCTGATACAACGCTTGGAGAGCCGTTTCATGGTGGATGATTTGAACCATTTAGCACGAGGTGGACGGATTCCAAAAGCAGTCGCTCTGGTTGGTACAATGGCCAATATCAAGCCCTTATTAGACGTCGATCCTGAAGGAAAATTGCGCCAAGTCACAAAAGTTCGTGGCAAGAAAAAAGCCATTCATCAGATGATTGAAAAAACTCTGACCGAAATGGATAGCGCTTACCCACATTTAATTATTTCTTACTCAGGAACAGACGAAACAGCCCAAGAAATTAAAACTCAAATTCTTGAAGAAAGCCCACAGATTGCAGTTGACATCCGTCCGCTCAGTCCAACGATTGTAACTCACACAGGCGAGGGAACCATCGCAATTTTTTCTGTTGCCAAAGAATACAGGAAGTAA
- the rlmB gene encoding 23S rRNA (guanosine(2251)-2'-O)-methyltransferase RlmB: MENTDIIYGLHAVTEALNGNLVNKLYVQEDLRGKNVEKIKELARIKKVNISWTPKTELNKLTENGVHQGFLARVAEFAYADLTKLLTDLSAKETATILILDELTDPHNLGSIARTADATGVDAIIIPKHRAVGITPTAVKASTGALQHVPVVRVTNLSQAVDKLKAAQFWIFGTDMNGTTYSSWNTAGKVALIIGNEGHGIGQNLKKQVDEMITIPMVGHVQSLNASVAASILMYEIFRNRN, encoded by the coding sequence ATGGAAAATACTGATATCATCTACGGATTACACGCGGTCACAGAAGCCTTAAACGGCAACTTGGTCAACAAACTTTATGTTCAAGAAGATTTGCGCGGCAAGAATGTTGAAAAAATCAAAGAACTTGCACGAATTAAAAAAGTTAATATTTCTTGGACGCCAAAAACAGAACTTAATAAACTGACGGAAAACGGTGTCCACCAAGGTTTTCTTGCGAGGGTGGCCGAATTTGCTTACGCTGATTTGACCAAATTACTGACGGATTTGTCAGCAAAGGAAACAGCAACAATTTTGATTCTGGACGAGCTGACGGATCCCCACAATCTGGGTTCAATCGCACGAACGGCTGATGCAACGGGAGTTGATGCCATTATTATTCCGAAACATCGGGCAGTCGGTATCACACCAACAGCAGTTAAAGCAAGTACTGGCGCGCTTCAACACGTTCCAGTTGTGCGAGTAACCAATTTGTCACAAGCAGTAGACAAGCTTAAAGCAGCACAATTCTGGATTTTTGGTACCGACATGAATGGAACGACTTACAGCAGCTGGAATACAGCAGGAAAAGTCGCTTTGATTATTGGTAACGAAGGTCACGGGATTGGACAAAATCTCAAAAAGCAAGTCGATGAGATGATTACAATTCCAATGGTAGGACACGTTCAGAGCCTGAATGCATCGGTCGCTGCCAGCATTTTGATGTACGAAATTTTTAGAAATCGGAACTAA
- the pepC gene encoding aminopeptidase C, with amino-acid sequence MTVTTDFTQKLYENFSENTKLRALENAVTKNGLLSALEVRGSHAANLPEFSIDLTKDPVTNQKASGRCWMFAALNTFRHKFINEFKTEDFEFSQAYTFFWDKYEKSNWFMEQIIGNVNMDDRRLKFLLQTPQQDGGQWDMMVAIFDKYGIVPKAVYPESQASSNSRELNQYLNKLLRQDAEILRYTLEQGGDVQAVKEELLQEIFNLLATTLGLPPQNFEFAFRNKDNEFKKFTGTPKEFYNEFVGINLNEYVSVINAPTADKPYNKSYTVEFLGNVVGGKEVKHLNVEMDRFKKLAIAQMQAGETVWFGCDVGQESNRSAGLLTMDSYDFKAALDIEFTQTKAGRLDYGESLMTHAMVLAGVDLDVDGNSVKWKVENSWGKEAGNKGYFVASDDWMDEYTYQIVVRKDLLSAEELAAYEAEPQVLLPWDPMGALA; translated from the coding sequence ATGACAGTAACAACAGATTTTACACAAAAACTCTACGAAAATTTTTCTGAAAATACAAAATTACGTGCGCTAGAAAATGCCGTGACTAAAAATGGTTTGCTTTCAGCACTTGAGGTTCGTGGTTCGCACGCTGCAAATTTGCCAGAGTTTTCCATTGATTTGACTAAAGATCCTGTCACAAACCAAAAAGCATCTGGTCGCTGCTGGATGTTTGCGGCACTCAACACTTTCCGCCACAAATTTATCAATGAATTTAAAACGGAAGACTTCGAGTTTTCACAAGCTTACACGTTTTTCTGGGACAAATACGAAAAATCAAACTGGTTCATGGAGCAAATTATTGGCAATGTCAATATGGACGATCGCCGTTTGAAATTCCTTTTGCAAACCCCACAACAAGACGGTGGACAATGGGACATGATGGTAGCAATCTTCGACAAATACGGCATCGTGCCAAAAGCTGTTTATCCAGAATCACAAGCGTCAAGCAATTCACGTGAGCTCAATCAATACTTGAACAAATTGCTCCGCCAAGATGCAGAAATCTTGCGTTACACCCTTGAACAAGGTGGCGATGTGCAAGCGGTCAAAGAAGAACTTTTGCAAGAAATTTTTAATCTCCTTGCCACAACTTTGGGCTTGCCACCACAAAACTTTGAATTTGCCTTCCGCAACAAAGACAATGAATTTAAAAAATTCACTGGAACACCAAAAGAATTTTACAATGAATTTGTTGGCATTAACTTGAACGAGTATGTGTCAGTTATCAACGCCCCAACGGCTGATAAACCTTACAATAAGAGCTACACCGTTGAATTTTTGGGTAATGTTGTTGGTGGAAAAGAAGTCAAACATTTGAACGTCGAAATGGATCGTTTCAAAAAATTGGCGATTGCACAAATGCAAGCTGGTGAAACGGTTTGGTTTGGTTGTGATGTGGGACAAGAATCAAATCGCTCAGCAGGCCTGTTGACTATGGATTCTTACGATTTCAAAGCTGCTTTGGACATTGAATTCACCCAAACTAAAGCTGGACGTTTGGATTATGGTGAATCCCTCATGACTCATGCGATGGTGTTAGCTGGAGTGGACTTGGACGTCGATGGTAATTCTGTCAAATGGAAAGTTGAAAATTCTTGGGGTAAAGAAGCTGGAAATAAAGGATATTTCGTAGCTTCTGACGATTGGATGGACGAATACACTTACCAAATCGTGGTTCGCAAAGATTTGCTCAGCGCTGAAGAACTTGCTGCTTATGAAGCAGAGCCACAAGTCCTTTTGCCTTGGGATCCAATGGGCGCTTTAGCTTAA
- the proC gene encoding pyrroline-5-carboxylate reductase codes for MKTVGFIGVGKMASAIIAGLDKTKFNLLISGRDFEKTKQQAADLSVTAVQNHDELVKKSDLIVLAIKPQVLPSVLRPLSSALSADKTLISIAAGLTLADLEALAASENQGIIRVMPNINAQIGKSTSAIVRNEFVSDEAFDATSEIFGAVGSVHQIAEKDFSTFAAIAGSSPAYIYMFIDALSRAGVLHGLPKDQATKIVAETLQASAEMILQSGENPWSLVDKVSSPGGTTVAGVVSLEKNHFVGTVIDAITATIDKENQLR; via the coding sequence ATGAAAACAGTCGGATTTATCGGAGTTGGAAAAATGGCAAGTGCTATTATTGCTGGCCTCGACAAAACAAAATTTAATTTACTCATCTCTGGTCGAGATTTTGAAAAAACAAAACAACAAGCTGCTGATTTATCAGTGACAGCTGTCCAAAATCATGACGAATTGGTCAAAAAATCAGACCTTATCGTTCTTGCCATCAAGCCACAAGTTCTTCCGTCAGTACTACGCCCACTTTCTTCTGCCTTATCCGCAGATAAAACACTGATTTCCATTGCTGCTGGATTGACTTTAGCTGATTTGGAGGCGCTCGCTGCTTCAGAAAATCAAGGCATCATTCGTGTCATGCCCAATATCAATGCTCAAATTGGCAAGTCCACCTCAGCCATTGTCCGCAATGAATTTGTCAGTGACGAAGCTTTTGACGCAACGAGTGAAATTTTTGGCGCTGTCGGCTCCGTTCACCAAATTGCTGAAAAAGACTTCTCAACTTTTGCTGCGATTGCTGGCTCAAGCCCTGCCTACATTTATATGTTTATTGACGCACTTTCCCGAGCTGGTGTTTTGCATGGACTTCCCAAAGACCAAGCTACAAAAATTGTCGCTGAAACTTTGCAAGCCTCTGCCGAGATGATTTTGCAAAGTGGTGAAAATCCTTGGAGCCTTGTAGATAAAGTATCAAGCCCTGGTGGAACCACTGTCGCTGGTGTGGTCAGCCTCGAAAAAAATCATTTTGTGGGAACAGTCATTGACGCCATTACAGCAACAATTGATAAAGAAAACCAACTCAGATAA
- the rpsO gene encoding 30S ribosomal protein S15 — MAISKEKKQEIIAQYARKEGDTGSPEVQIAVLTWEINHLNDHIKSHKKDHATYRGLMKKIGHRRNLLGYLRGKDVQRYRELIASLGLRR; from the coding sequence ATGGCAATTTCAAAAGAAAAAAAACAAGAAATCATCGCTCAATACGCTCGTAAAGAAGGCGATACTGGTTCACCAGAAGTACAAATCGCTGTATTGACTTGGGAAATCAACCACCTTAACGACCACATCAAATCTCATAAAAAAGACCACGCAACTTACCGTGGATTGATGAAAAAAATCGGTCACCGTCGTAACCTTCTTGGTTACCTCCGTGGTAAAGACGTTCAACGTTACCGTGAACTCATCGCTTCATTGGGACTTCGTCGTTAA
- the glmU gene encoding bifunctional UDP-N-acetylglucosamine diphosphorylase/glucosamine-1-phosphate N-acetyltransferase GlmU produces the protein MDKFAIVLAAGKGTRMKSALPKVLHKVAGKSMLGHVLTSVYEVEIEKKVVIVGHEADQVIATLPRGTQFVKQAEQLGTGHAVRIAADLLANKEGATLVIAGDTPLITGSTLQALFDYHFAQKATATILTAIAPNPTGYGRIVRGEDESVEKIVEQKDADDFEKAITEINTGTYIFDNKALFKALSEITTDNAQGEYYLTDVIEIFKKAGQTVAAHVLDDFDESLGVNDRVALAQAEKTMRQRINHAHMVNGVTLIDPETTYIESDVIIGEETVIEGNVVIKGQTNIFKNVYITNGSRIVDSEIHSDCEIRNSTIEESRLSVGSNVGPYAHLRPGTVLSEEVHIGNFVEIKGSTLGKGTKAGHLTYIGNATVGEKVNFGAGSITINYDGKNKYNTEIEDFAFIGSGSRIIAPVHIGKNALTAAGSTITEDVPDEAMALGRSRQVNKLGRAKKMPHYRGQ, from the coding sequence ATGGATAAATTTGCAATTGTCTTAGCCGCAGGAAAAGGAACACGTATGAAATCAGCCCTTCCGAAAGTGTTGCACAAGGTGGCTGGTAAATCAATGCTTGGCCATGTTTTGACAAGCGTTTACGAAGTTGAAATTGAAAAAAAAGTCGTTATTGTTGGTCACGAAGCTGATCAAGTGATTGCTACTTTGCCTAGAGGAACTCAATTTGTTAAGCAAGCGGAACAATTGGGAACAGGTCATGCAGTGAGAATTGCCGCGGACTTGCTGGCAAATAAAGAAGGGGCAACCTTGGTTATTGCAGGAGACACGCCATTGATTACTGGCTCGACTTTGCAGGCTCTTTTTGATTATCATTTTGCCCAAAAAGCGACAGCGACGATTTTGACAGCTATTGCGCCAAATCCTACGGGTTATGGGCGAATTGTACGTGGCGAAGATGAGTCTGTTGAAAAAATCGTTGAGCAAAAAGATGCTGACGATTTTGAAAAAGCAATCACTGAAATCAACACAGGCACTTATATTTTTGATAACAAAGCGCTTTTTAAAGCGTTGAGCGAAATTACAACGGATAATGCTCAAGGCGAATATTATCTGACTGATGTCATTGAAATTTTTAAAAAAGCAGGTCAAACCGTTGCTGCTCATGTGTTGGATGACTTTGATGAAAGTCTGGGTGTTAATGATCGTGTGGCACTTGCGCAGGCTGAGAAAACCATGCGCCAACGCATCAACCATGCTCACATGGTGAATGGGGTCACTTTGATTGATCCAGAAACGACTTATATTGAGAGTGATGTAATCATTGGTGAAGAGACAGTCATTGAAGGAAATGTTGTGATCAAAGGGCAAACAAACATTTTCAAAAATGTTTATATCACGAATGGAAGTCGGATTGTTGATTCAGAGATTCATTCAGATTGTGAAATTCGTAATTCTACAATTGAAGAGAGTCGTTTAAGCGTTGGAAGTAATGTGGGGCCATATGCTCATTTGCGTCCAGGGACGGTTTTGAGTGAAGAAGTTCATATCGGAAACTTTGTTGAGATTAAAGGTTCAACGCTTGGAAAAGGTACAAAAGCTGGACATTTGACTTATATTGGCAATGCGACAGTGGGTGAAAAAGTTAATTTTGGGGCTGGCTCAATCACAATCAACTACGACGGTAAAAATAAGTACAACACAGAAATCGAAGATTTTGCTTTCATTGGATCAGGCTCACGAATCATTGCGCCTGTTCACATTGGTAAAAATGCTTTGACTGCTGCAGGTTCAACGATTACCGAAGATGTACCAGATGAAGCGATGGCTCTGGGACGTTCACGTCAGGTTAATAAGTTGGGACGTGCGAAGAAAATGCCACATTATCGTGGTCAATAA
- the macP gene encoding cell wall synthase accessory phosphoprotein MacP has translation MPRPLLTDDIIEKAKQDKKNLEKRLQKELESDSEIAQKYDNIEKELSKNLVYKSRRIENAKAQKRGKLINKWLLIVVLIVALFFVAFFLYYF, from the coding sequence ATGCCTAGACCTCTTTTGACCGATGATATCATCGAAAAAGCCAAACAGGATAAGAAAAATCTGGAAAAAAGATTGCAAAAAGAGCTGGAGTCTGATTCAGAAATTGCCCAAAAATATGACAATATTGAGAAGGAACTCAGTAAAAACTTAGTTTATAAGAGCCGACGAATTGAAAACGCAAAGGCTCAAAAACGAGGCAAACTCATCAATAAATGGCTTTTAATCGTGGTTCTTATCGTTGCGCTGTTCTTCGTTGCCTTCTTTTTGTATTATTTCTAA
- a CDS encoding DapH/DapD/GlmU-related protein, whose protein sequence is MSAENLLDRVQYREILKEDEIFKEIHELKAHNEPKLAQLSMQYHPADEVRAILSGVIGQKIADSVTISLPFYSDFGSHIRLGEDIFLNQNVTFVDLGGITLEDHVLIGPGCRLISVNHLLEPEKRLGLQLKPILIKENAWLGANVTVLPGVTIGKNAVVGADSTVTKDVPDNAVVVGSPAKVIKTI, encoded by the coding sequence ATGAGCGCAGAAAACTTACTTGACCGAGTACAGTATCGCGAAATTTTAAAAGAAGATGAAATTTTTAAGGAAATCCATGAGCTGAAAGCCCACAATGAACCGAAGCTAGCCCAACTTTCCATGCAGTATCATCCCGCAGATGAAGTCAGAGCGATTTTATCAGGAGTGATCGGGCAGAAAATTGCAGATTCAGTGACTATTTCACTGCCATTTTATAGTGACTTTGGCAGTCATATCCGCTTAGGGGAGGATATTTTCTTAAATCAAAATGTCACTTTTGTTGATTTAGGGGGAATTACACTGGAAGACCATGTTTTGATTGGGCCGGGCTGTCGTTTGATCAGTGTCAATCATTTACTTGAGCCTGAAAAAAGACTGGGCCTTCAGCTTAAACCCATTTTGATTAAAGAAAATGCCTGGCTAGGTGCGAATGTGACGGTCTTGCCTGGTGTGACAATAGGGAAAAATGCCGTCGTTGGGGCTGATTCAACTGTTACAAAAGATGTTCCAGACAATGCTGTAGTTGTTGGAAGCCCAGCAAAAGTGATAAAGACAATCTAA
- a CDS encoding MerR family transcriptional regulator has product MNIKKAAELSGIKTDNIRYYEKIGLIPKIARTESGLRTFNDKDIKTLKFVKHMREAGVQIEPLTRYMKLVAKGEVSSKEARLEILQNQVDQLRHEILKKQEVLDYLTYKIEHYDEVMAPSESDLIDLYLEKQLEEK; this is encoded by the coding sequence ATGAATATCAAAAAAGCTGCCGAATTATCGGGCATAAAAACAGATAACATCCGTTATTATGAAAAAATCGGGCTCATTCCAAAAATCGCTCGGACAGAATCAGGCTTACGAACTTTCAACGACAAGGACATTAAAACTTTAAAATTTGTCAAGCATATGCGAGAGGCTGGGGTTCAGATTGAACCTTTAACCCGCTACATGAAACTTGTCGCAAAAGGGGAAGTGAGCAGTAAAGAAGCGCGACTTGAGATTCTGCAAAATCAAGTGGATCAATTGCGTCATGAAATTTTAAAAAAGCAAGAAGTATTGGACTATCTGACTTACAAGATTGAGCATTATGACGAAGTTATGGCACCTAGTGAAAGTGATTTGATTGATTTATATTTAGAAAAGCAACTGGAGGAGAAATGA
- a CDS encoding NAD(P)/FAD-dependent oxidoreductase codes for MKKIAIIGGGIVGMTLANYLDNQRFEISLFDDEKNQATKASAGIISPWLSKRRNKKWYQLAKEGAAFFEKLTVDFELNKEIYERCGTLFLRKKDDLQELEKLALERQKEAPEMGEIRLLNPEETANLMPLLKPAPSLYLSGGARLDGAAYLLHLKKRAEKRGVKLYQERAQIRKLDQAWEVSHERQRTVVDALAICAGPALKDLLLPVGYQVKVKAQKGQLLSFQTNFATENFPVVFLEGAADLIPFQKGKLLVGATHENEAGWDLQETSAAFEQLTDFADYLKNQELLDFPYRYRVGTRAYSEDFAPFFGPLEDDSSVVVASGLGSSGLTTGPYIAYLLANYFNEPEKSWKAAHYQKEMTTYIQKNEQQ; via the coding sequence ATGAAAAAAATTGCAATTATTGGCGGCGGAATTGTCGGTATGACTTTGGCAAATTATCTAGACAATCAGCGATTTGAAATCAGTCTTTTTGATGATGAAAAAAATCAAGCAACTAAAGCCAGCGCAGGCATCATTTCGCCTTGGTTGTCCAAACGGCGTAATAAAAAATGGTACCAATTGGCAAAAGAGGGCGCAGCTTTCTTTGAAAAATTGACTGTGGATTTTGAACTGAATAAGGAAATCTACGAGCGCTGTGGGACTTTATTTTTAAGAAAAAAAGATGATTTACAAGAGCTGGAGAAATTAGCGCTAGAGCGGCAAAAAGAAGCGCCAGAGATGGGCGAAATCCGCTTGCTCAATCCAGAAGAAACGGCGAACCTTATGCCTTTACTCAAACCTGCTCCAAGCCTCTACCTTTCTGGTGGGGCGCGTTTGGATGGTGCGGCTTATTTGCTTCATTTGAAAAAAAGAGCAGAAAAAAGGGGCGTTAAGCTTTATCAAGAACGTGCGCAGATTCGTAAGTTGGATCAAGCGTGGGAGGTGAGTCATGAGAGGCAAAGAACAGTAGTTGATGCGCTAGCAATTTGTGCAGGTCCGGCGCTCAAAGATTTACTCTTACCTGTTGGCTATCAAGTCAAGGTCAAAGCGCAAAAAGGACAATTGTTATCTTTCCAGACAAATTTTGCTACTGAAAATTTCCCTGTGGTTTTTTTGGAAGGGGCTGCTGATCTTATTCCCTTTCAAAAGGGAAAACTTTTGGTGGGGGCCACGCACGAAAACGAGGCAGGTTGGGATTTGCAGGAGACGTCAGCGGCTTTTGAGCAACTGACGGATTTTGCGGACTATCTGAAAAATCAAGAATTGCTAGATTTTCCTTATCGTTATCGAGTGGGGACGCGGGCTTATTCTGAGGATTTTGCTCCCTTTTTTGGACCGCTTGAGGATGATTCTTCGGTGGTGGTGGCAAGTGGGCTGGGTTCGTCGGGACTGACGACGGGGCCTTATATTGCTTATTTGTTGGCAAATTATTTTAATGAACCGGAAAAAAGCTGGAAAGCAGCGCATTATCAAAAAGAAATGACGACATATATTCAAAAAAATGAGCAGCAATAG
- a CDS encoding YbjQ family protein, translating to MIITTTNTIEGVEIKGYKGIIFGEVVAGVDFIKDFKASFTNILGGRSKSYENELIQGREEALEELKQRAQAIGASAVVGVKVDYETIGNNGSNMMMIIASGTAVDI from the coding sequence ATGATTATCACAACAACGAACACGATTGAAGGTGTTGAAATTAAAGGCTATAAGGGAATTATCTTTGGCGAAGTGGTCGCTGGGGTTGATTTCATCAAAGATTTCAAAGCAAGTTTCACAAACATTTTAGGTGGTCGTTCAAAATCTTACGAAAATGAATTGATTCAAGGACGCGAAGAAGCGCTGGAAGAACTGAAACAACGGGCGCAAGCGATTGGTGCTAGCGCAGTTGTGGGAGTCAAAGTGGACTATGAAACCATCGGAAATAATGGAAGCAACATGATGATGATTATTGCTTCTGGAACGGCTGTTGATATTTAA
- a CDS encoding 5'-methylthioadenosine/adenosylhomocysteine nucleosidase translates to MKLGIICAMDEEIRVLVENLEHAGKQTRHGLIFHTGNIGRHDVVLVQSGIGKVMSALAVGFLVDIFDVDAIINTGSAGAVAHGLAIGDVVVADKLAYHDVDVTAFGYAFGQMAQQPLYFESSKYFVSELKKVLENVHVGLITSSDSFISSPTKIVEIKNHFPEVLAVEMEGASIAQAATALGKPFVIIRAMSDTADHDANVNFDQFIIEAGQKSAQGLIRLLQKMV, encoded by the coding sequence ATGAAATTAGGAATAATCTGTGCAATGGACGAAGAAATCCGCGTTCTTGTTGAAAACTTGGAGCACGCGGGCAAACAAACGCGACATGGACTGATTTTTCACACAGGAAATATTGGGCGGCACGATGTTGTCTTGGTTCAATCTGGAATTGGTAAGGTAATGTCAGCCTTAGCTGTCGGCTTTCTTGTGGACATTTTTGACGTGGATGCCATTATTAACACTGGATCAGCTGGGGCTGTGGCACATGGTCTAGCGATTGGGGATGTGGTCGTCGCCGATAAACTGGCTTATCATGACGTGGATGTGACGGCTTTTGGCTATGCTTTTGGTCAAATGGCGCAACAACCTTTGTATTTTGAGTCAAGTAAATATTTTGTTTCAGAGTTGAAAAAAGTCTTGGAAAATGTTCATGTGGGCTTGATTACAAGCTCGGATAGCTTTATCAGCAGTCCTACAAAGATTGTGGAAATTAAGAATCATTTTCCAGAAGTTTTAGCGGTGGAAATGGAAGGGGCATCGATTGCCCAAGCGGCAACCGCACTTGGTAAGCCTTTTGTGATTATTCGTGCTATGTCGGATACGGCAGACCATGATGCCAATGTGAATTTTGATCAATTTATCATTGAAGCTGGGCAAAAATCAGCCCAAGGTCTGATTCGTCTGTTGCAAAAAATGGTATAA
- a CDS encoding NUDIX hydrolase, translating into MMDFDDKKFEEKTLSRQEIFHGKIFQVARDIVSLPDDSTSFRELVFHNGGTAIAPVHRGKMVLVGQYRKALEQFIFEIPAGKLEKGEEKDPKAAALRELEEETGYQAEKVTEITSFYGTPGFSSEKTYVYFSENLTKLEQPKPADDGEFLEQIEVTLDEAKAMIGRGQIADAKTIMAVWYWEMKMLKAKENTHA; encoded by the coding sequence ATCATGGATTTTGATGATAAAAAATTTGAAGAAAAAACATTGTCACGACAAGAAATTTTTCATGGGAAGATTTTTCAAGTCGCGCGTGATATTGTAAGTTTGCCTGATGACAGCACGAGTTTTCGTGAGTTAGTTTTTCACAATGGTGGCACAGCGATTGCGCCTGTGCATCGGGGAAAAATGGTTTTAGTTGGTCAGTATCGCAAGGCTTTAGAGCAGTTTATTTTTGAAATTCCTGCGGGGAAACTTGAAAAAGGTGAAGAAAAAGATCCCAAAGCTGCGGCTTTGCGTGAATTAGAAGAAGAAACGGGTTATCAAGCAGAAAAGGTAACGGAAATCACGTCTTTCTATGGTACTCCGGGCTTTTCATCGGAAAAAACTTATGTTTATTTTTCGGAAAATCTAACAAAGCTTGAGCAGCCTAAACCAGCTGACGATGGCGAATTTTTGGAACAAATTGAAGTAACTCTAGACGAAGCAAAAGCAATGATTGGACGTGGTCAGATTGCCGATGCTAAAACAATTATGGCGGTTTGGTACTGGGAGATGAAAATGCTAAAAGCAAAGGAGAACACTCATGCCTAG